The sequence TGGTCGTTAAGGTGGCCGAGCGCCACGAACCCTACACGGGGCTGTACTGGGACACCATCGCCACCCTCGGGCCCGGCGCCTGGTTCGGGGAGGCGAGCCTGCTCACCGGAGCACCCCGCAACGCCACCGTGGTGGCCCAGACCGCCTGCGAAATCCTGGAAGTTCCCAAGATCGCCTTCGAGGCTTCGCTTAAGCGCGAGCCGGAGCTGGTGCATCGGCTCGTGGACCTCATGGAATCCCGGGCCAGGGAATCCGGCGATCCCGCCACGCCTTCCCGGAAATCGCTGCTGCGGGAGATCTGGCTCAAACAAATCAAGACCTGGTTCAGCCTGGAATAGCCACGGCGATTACAATCACCCAGGGAGGAAGCCATGGAAATTCCAGAAGAGCTGCGCGGCCTCGTGGATGAATTGGGTGAAGCCTTGGTCAGCGCCATGGTGCTGGATGACCGTTGCCGGGACCTGACCACCCGTATCCAGGCAGCCGGATTCGATCTTTCCCTCTCGCTCGAAGCCATGGTGACCCGGCATTCCACCGAGGACCATGAAGACGGCCATCGGCCCCTTGCGCCGGAGTTCACGGCGGGCTTTTCGCCCGAAGACAAAGCCCTGCTGCGGAACCTCCGGATCACGTTGGATTGATGGCGACCCCCAGCCTGGCACCCACGCTCCGGGCCTGGGACGCTCCTGCGCCTGAGCTTCCCATCGCCCAGGCGCTCCCCACCGAAATGGACCGAAAAGAGCTTCGGGCCTGGCTGGCGGTTTTGGGCGAACCCGCTTTCCGGGGCGATCAAGTCTTCGAGGGGCTGCACCGCCACCGCTTCGCAAGCTGGAACCAGTTCACGAGTCTGTCCACCGCCCTGCGGGCGAAACTGGAATCAGCCGCGCAGCTTCAGTGGCCTGAAATCACTGAGTCCATCGACAGCGAGGACGGCTCCACGAAACACGTTTTCCGCCTGTCCGATGGCAGACAGGTGGAGGGCGTCCACATGCCCTTGGCAAAGCGCCGGACACTCTGCCTGTCCAGCCAGGTGGGCTGCGCCATGGGGTGCACCTTCTGCGCTACCGGGCTCATGGGCATCGTGCGAAACCTTTCCGCCGGGGAAATCGTCGGCCAAGTGGTGGCCATGCTCACCGCCCACCACCACTCTGGCGATGAACCGGTGAACCTGGTGTTCATGGGCATGGGCGAGCCCCTGCACAACCTGGAAAACGTGATGAAAGCCTTCCGGATCCTCACGGATGCGGGAGGACTGGGCCTTTCGCCCCGGCGCATCACGGTTTCCACATCGGGCCTCGCGAGCGGCATTGAACGCATGGCCGCCTACGCGAAACGGCCGAGGCTGGCCTTGAGCTTGAATGCCACCACGGACGAGTACCGCTCGCGGATCATGCCGGTGAACCGCGCGTGGAATCTCGCCGCGCTGGCCGAGGTGTTGGCGCGGTTTCCGCTCGAGAAGCGGGAACGGATCACGTTGGAATACGTGCTTCTGAGCGGCGTGACCGACAGCCTGGAGGATGGCCGCCGGCTGGCCCGCTTCGCCCAGGGCTTCCCCTCCAAAATCAATTTGATTCCGTTCAACCCGCACGAAGGTTCAGGCTTCGAACCGCCCTCGGAAGAACGCATCGGCCAGCTCTGCCAGATCCTGTCCAAAGCCGGGCTCACGGTCAGCGTCCGCCGCTCAAGGGGACAGGATGTGGCAGGGGCCTGCGGACAGTTGATCCGGAAGCGCGGGGATTCCTAACGGGGCCTAGCGGCTTTCGACCGCGAGTTTCTGTTTCAGCAGGCGCAGCGCTTCGTGGACTTCGGCGTTGCCGGGCTCGAGTTGCAGGGTGCGTTCGAACATCTCCACGGCTTCCACCGGCCGGCCCAGGGATTGCAGGAACATCCCTGCGTTCATGTAGGCGGGAGCGAACTTGGGATTCAGCTTCATGGCCACCTGGGCCATCTGGAAGGCTCCCTCGTAATCCCCTTTCTGCGCCAGCACCACGGAAGCATTGGAGTGGAAACGCGGGTTCCTGGGATCGAGCTTGGACGCGGTTTCATAGATTTCCAGCGCCTCATCCAAGCGGCCAAGGGACTGCAGCGCGATGCCCAAATGCGTGGAAACCGTTTCATGGGTGTAGCCCGTGGCCCAGGCCTGGCGGAAGAGCGCCACGGCATTGGCCGTGTCGCCACGATCCAGCGCGATGCTGCCCAGGGCATAGAGCGAGAAGGGATTCCCGGGTTCGGCCATCAATACTTTTTGATAGAGCAGTTCCGCTTGTTGCAGGCTCCCTGCTTTCTGGAGTTTATACGCGGCATCCAAGGTCCTGAGGGTGTTCGGATCCTTGCTGGCCGGCCGGGGGGAGGCATTGCGAGGAGCGGGTTTTTTAGCGGCCATGCGGACTCTCCTGGGCATTGAGCCCAACCCTCCACTTTAGCGTGAAGGCGCACCTAGCCCAAGTGCCCAATGTGCCAACCGGCCTTGCGGACACTTGGTTCCGGCCTTGGAATTGGCCGATTCCTCCGGCTCAATGAAAAGCCCCCGCCGAAACGGGGGCTTTTCATCATTTTATATTACGAACAGGTTGATCAATTAGTGAGGATCAACATCAGCCGCGGGGCCGCCAGGAGCAATGGGGGCGTAAACCGGAGCTGTGGCGCCGTAGTTCACCACGAAGACTCCAGATACGCAATCCGCCCAGGCCATGGGGAAGCGGGTGGCGAAGGGCTCCTTGGCAAGATCAAAGCCCTTGCTGTCCGGACCTTCGTTGCCGTTCATCCAGAGGTTGCGGACTTTCACCGCAAAGGCCTGGTTTCCGCTGAGGATCGTGGCCGTATTGAGGGGGCTCGTGGGGACCAAGGCCCTGAAACTGGGCAGGTTCAGGGTCTGGATGGCCCCGATGCCGCCCTTGTGGCCCATGGTGATCTTGTGGACCGGATAGGCCTCGGCAACACCGTTCATGCGGTAAATCGTGACTTCATATCCGCTGGGATTCCGCAGGTCGTTCACGGCGGGCTGCCAGGTGAGCTGAATGTTCGAGTCGCCGTGGATACGGTAATCCGATGCGGGAACCGAGGGGGCATTCCCGCTTGCCAGCTTGTAGCTGGGGATGCCGCCAAGAGGCGTGCCGAAGGTCAGACCCGTGCCCGCAGGATTCGGATCGGCGGTGCCGTTGAAGATGTCCAGCTTGGTGCCGATGACGGTGCTGCCTGTGGCCGTGTTGATCTTCATGTCATTGATGGCCAACTGGCGGACCGGCGTGACCACCGGGATCGCGTTGGTCAGCAGCGCATCACCCTTGGGCGCGATGATGCCCGTGGAAACCACAACCTTCTGAACAGCGGTGCCCGCAACATTGCCGCCGGCTGGGTGCATCAACTTGGCGATGAAGTTGTGCTTGAGCTCGACCACTTCCTGGTACCCGGAGGGCAGGAAGCTGGATGTGTAGCTCAGCAGGACCTCGGGGAAGTCGGCCGTGGCTGCATCCGCGTGGGTCAGGTTGTTCCACCACTGCGCCAGCACCGGGGCGCCGGGCTCGATGCCCGCCTCGCCCAGGAGCGAGTTGCCGTAGGCGTCCGTGCCGCGATTCTGGATGGCATACACGATCAGGCTGTTGGAAACGATGCCGTCGAAGGTGGGCGCGGTGGCCGTGTCGAAGGTGCCGAGGGTGTTGTCGGAACCAGTGGTGGCCATGGCTGGATCCACCAGGCGCGCCCTGGGGGCATTGCCATACTGGGCGGGCGCGGCGACCAGGGACCGGAGTTGTTCGAACTGGGTGATGTTCCAGCCCGTCATGCCGATGCCGCTGTTGATGGACTGGTTCACGCCGCCGAGCTGGGTGCCGATTTCCGAGAAGGAGATCTGGGACTGGGTGTCCGTCAGGCCGTAGGAGCCGCCCTGCAACATGTCGAAAGAAGGCGCTGCGGTATGGCCGCCCACAGCCAATGTCGTGGAAACGCCGCCGCTGAGGTAGGAACCCGCGTAGGTGCCATAGGCATCCACGATGGTGGGATCCTGCTTCATCCACAGGAAGAAGCTGTTATCGCCTGTCCCAGTGTCGATGAGGGCGGGGTTTACATTCTCATCATTGAAGTTGTTGACGGGAGTGATCCGGCTGCCTACCTGGGAATTCAGTCCCATGAAATCGCTTACCCGCGCTTGCGCCCAGACCTGGGCATCGGGAAGGATGGCCTGTTGGCCTGCCGCGCCATTGATTCCCTGGTAGCTGATGCCGGTATCCACGTACCCGCGGATCGCCGCGAAGGGGATATCGGTGTAGCCCGATCCGCCCGCTGGCGTGGTGAGGGTGTTCAACAGGTTGAAGTGGCCATTCGTCAACGCCGGGACCCACAAGGAGTTGGTGACCGCCTGGATGGGTTGGCTCGGGGCCGCTGTCACACCTGTGCCCGTGAAGGTGAGGCCGGTGGACTGGGCAAAACCCAGCTTCCAGAAGTTGGTGGCATCCGATTCAGAGGTGCCGATGTAGTTCCCCGTGAAGAAGAACCGCGCGCGGCCGCTCATGTTGGGCGTGGCCACCTGCATAACATCGGTGGTGC comes from Holophagaceae bacterium and encodes:
- the rlmN gene encoding 23S rRNA (adenine(2503)-C(2))-methyltransferase RlmN, with product MDRKELRAWLAVLGEPAFRGDQVFEGLHRHRFASWNQFTSLSTALRAKLESAAQLQWPEITESIDSEDGSTKHVFRLSDGRQVEGVHMPLAKRRTLCLSSQVGCAMGCTFCATGLMGIVRNLSAGEIVGQVVAMLTAHHHSGDEPVNLVFMGMGEPLHNLENVMKAFRILTDAGGLGLSPRRITVSTSGLASGIERMAAYAKRPRLALSLNATTDEYRSRIMPVNRAWNLAALAEVLARFPLEKRERITLEYVLLSGVTDSLEDGRRLARFAQGFPSKINLIPFNPHEGSGFEPPSEERIGQLCQILSKAGLTVSVRRSRGQDVAGACGQLIRKRGDS
- a CDS encoding tetratricopeptide repeat protein is translated as MAAKKPAPRNASPRPASKDPNTLRTLDAAYKLQKAGSLQQAELLYQKVLMAEPGNPFSLYALGSIALDRGDTANAVALFRQAWATGYTHETVSTHLGIALQSLGRLDEALEIYETASKLDPRNPRFHSNASVVLAQKGDYEGAFQMAQVAMKLNPKFAPAYMNAGMFLQSLGRPVEAVEMFERTLQLEPGNAEVHEALRLLKQKLAVESR